ATACTCTTCACTCTCGTATTCACTTGCTTGTTGTGGTTGGTTTTCGGAATGTGTAGGTGGATGCTATGTTGGATAAGACaatatgtgcaatgtcaagtgTTTTCATTGGAGCATCAGGTTCTACTTTTACAGAGGATATATTGCGGCTAAGGAAAGACTGGGGAACTTCATCTATGTGCGATGAGTATCTCTGTCGAGGTGAAGAACCAAACTTCATAGCAGAAGATGAATAAAAAAGTAAACACATTCGTTAACTTTTTTATGTCTGTTCTGAATCCATTGTTCTTATTTTTGTACCTGTATTATAATAGTGCCTTCAACGTCAAATTCTATTGATTATTTCGGACAAGATATAGAGTTTCTTCCTTGAGAATCATTGGTTCTGTCGGAAGTCGGAACTACTTGATAGCTTCTGAAACACGTAACCAGAATGTTGCATAGTTTGTGGACAGAACTGCGAAAGAAATGAACTACAAAGGGGGTATGTTTGAGTTCTGCTGTCACCAGAAAACAACACTACATTACCAACTCTACGGATCATATAAATGTTCTAGTTTTTGTTCTTTATTCCTCTTCTTGACCTCAAGAGCCAGGGAACACATCAATAGAGAAAGTGGTATTAGACAGTATGAGCTGCACGGATCATCTTTGAGTCAATTTGTTTGAGCTTGATCACTGATTCTAAATGCCTTGAAACCGAATGGCCCTCCACGAGCCTATCAGATGATGACCACAGATATACTTTTGTATGAAATGGAAGAGATAAACCAAAAGGCATATAGACAAAAAGAGAACCTGGCGATTTCTGCACGCCTTCTGGTTTGTTCAGCGATCCAAGAAGGTCGAGAACGACTTCCACCGAGTTCTTCTGCTGAATGGCTTCTCTGAGTGATGCTTACATTGGCCGTTCCTTCATCTTTCTTATAAGCAAAAGCTGTCTACAAGACAAAAACCACCAGTGTTTGTCTTTAAAAGAAGAGAGTATAAGTATTGGGTAACAAGGAGAGGATAAGACATGCACCAACCTTACGGTCTAATACGAGGTTCCAAGCATCTCCACTCAATGCATAATGGAAGACAAACTTTATAACATCTAGAGGTACATAAAATATCAGACTGTATAACCATATAACACCTGCCCATCCCCATCCAATGCCTGTGATGTTAGCAAAGCTGATCTTGGCATAGACAGCAATCAATGTAGCTGCCTGTGTACATGAAACAGACAAGTCAACATCAAGAGTCCTATGTATGCATTGTGTGATGGAAAGGGTTAACGGTGAAGAGTTCTTACAAGTTGAGCAACAATGAAAGCAAATATCAGGAGACTCCCTGGACGTTCTAGAAATGACCAGCTTCGACTGCGTGTTACGAATATGAGTGCTTGGCTTATGATGCTCACTTGGAGATACACTGCGGATGAGACTTGTTCAGTGTTGTTGCAGATTGATTTGACATGGAAGTGTTTCTGCAGAATAATAAATTTCAAGAGATGGTTACGTATATGCATTCTTCTCAGTAATCTAAGTCGAATATACCTCGAAGAAGGTGGTGGAAACAATGAGCCAGTAGAACAGGACAGTGACCAATGCTAAGTATGTTCCAATGACAATTCCTGTCGCAAATATCTGGTTGAGCTTCCAACTTTCCGGTGTAGGAGATGGCCTAACTCTATCTTTAGAGATAGTCATGATGGTCCCTGATGCATAGGTGATCAAAGAGTGTTAAGACTAGTTTTTGTACAACATCAACATGAAGCTTACCATCATTGAGTATTGCAATGATTAGAACCATGAAAGGTGGAAAGTCATATTCCCATATCAATGCTAATAGTGTAAATCCAAGCTGCATGAAACGAATGATAACAAGAGATAGCTCAAGAAGATGTAGCTTAAACTAAAATGAGAGACAGATCATTCATTATGAAGCTCCTTACCACTATTCTTACGGTGATTGAGACTGCATATACCTGCAGATTCATTCATTAAACTACTTGAAAAGTTGAAATTCTTTAGCTATATGTGGAATCAGATGATGGTACTTAACTGTATAGTTCTTCATCCTCTGGAAAATAGCTCTGCTAGTCAAGACAGCACTGATTATTACACTTAAGCCAGGCTCAGTTAGTACTATATCAGCAGAACTTCTTGCAGCATCGGTTGCATCTGCAACAGCTATTCCAATGTCAGCTTTTTTAAGAGCAGGAGCATCATTCACACCGTCTCCGGTCATTCCAACCACATGCTTCTTTTCTTGTAGAATCTTCACAATCTCATACTTGTGTTCTGAGTTTCAtgagagaaaaaacaaaaaaaattaggattaGAAATGAGAGCAAGACTATAACTCTGTTGATATTAGCATTGTGTTTTTGACTATTGACCAGGGAACACTCCAGCAAATCCATCTGCCATTTCAATTAGCTCATCCACTGGAATAGCTTCATGCTCATTGTTGTTATTGTGGCCTAACAAAGAGGAAGAAGGATACATATTGGTTCCCATGCCAAGACGTCTCCCTGTCTCCTTTGCTATCGCTAATTGATCACCTGAAAGTTTTATAGCACCATCAGAGAGTGTCTGCTCCTTTTCTTAGAAACAAACAAGCACGCAAGCTGGTATTCAGACTTACCAGTGATCATCTTAACACAAACTCCAAGGTTAAGAGCTCTTAGGATGGTTTCACCACTGTCATGCCTTGGAGGATCAAACAGTGGTAACAAACCACAGAACTTCCATGGTCCTCCAGGGCTATTGCTGCTTCTTTCTGGAACTTCCtagaaaaaaagtaagaaagatGACTCAATGAATTGGAGTAACTAAGGCCAAAAAAATACACTGAAGATAAAATCATATCTAGAAAGAGTACAGAGATGTTACCTGATAAGCAACTGCTAAAGACCTCAAACCTTTTTCAGCAAATCTATTGATAATGGCATGAACTCTTTGCGCAATCACATTGTTATGTTGACACAAGCTTAGAACCTACATGTAGTACAGTTGAATAAGTGATGGTTTGTGAATCAGTTTGGTAGGTACCAAGAATAGGATGATACTTAACTTGTTCAGGAGCTCCTTTGGTAGCGCGATACCATTTACCATCAGAATCAATATATGTTATTGCAGTACGTTTGTCCACAGGATTGAATGGCAAGAAATGAACTTCTTTAATGTTTGCACGAGCCTACAAATAAACAACTTCTTTAATGTATGACACAAAACTTCTAAGAAGGTGACAAGTAGTCTTGTAAAAGAGAGTTCACTTACCTCTCTAGGATCAGCAAGCATGCTAACAATTGCTGTATCTATAGCGTCCTGATTCTCTAGCCGTGAAGCTCTGCCTGCAAGCAACAAAACTGTGTCCTTGTCCATATAGTCGACGAAAACCTGTGCAGATGGATTAGCACATTTAAACATCAAGATTAGTTCAATAGAGAACACAAAGAAGGAGGTACCTCAATGAGATTTCTATCAACGGAAAGACTGTTTAAGGTAAGTGTTCCAGTTTTGTCACAGCATAGCACATCCATCCCAGCCATTTCCTCTATTGCAGTCATCCTTTTTGTAATGGCACCCtttaaaaaacaagaagaagcattagattcatctCTTTCTGATCTATTCTAGTtaaagaataaagagagagaagacaGTGAGATCTGTTACCTGTTGTGAAAGTCTATGAGACCCAATGGCAAGTGTGACAGATAGTACAGTGGGCATGGCAATGGGTATACCTCCAATGAGCAGTACAAGAAGGTTATTGATCCCAACTCTGTAGGAGCGATGTTGTATAGGGAACATGACAATGATTTCAAGAACCATTCCAACAGCTATAGAGCAAATGCAGAAGTTCCCAATTGATGTAAGAACCTATAAGAAAAACATGTTATGCTCTCGCAAGCTTGCAGACTGTATTTCACCACTTTCTGaataaagtaaaagagaaagaaCCTGCTGAAGATGTCCAGTTACATCTGTGCTGTCCACCAAACATGCTGTCTTGCCAAAGAAAGTGCTAGAACCAGTGGCTATCACAACAGCTTCTATTTCACCTTGCTTACAAGTAGAGCCAGAGAAGACTTGATCACCCTTCTTCTTGGTCACAGGTAGCGATTCACCGGTCAACACTGACTGCAGGAACAAATATTAAGCTTACATACTGCACTAAAAGAAAAGAGATTCATATTATGTGCATACCTGATCAATCTTCAAGGGGTCTCCATCAAGAAGGCGAGAATCAGCAGGAATGATATCCCCAAGTTTTATGCTAATTATATCACCAGGTACCAAGATAGACGCATCTTGCTCTTGCCACTGTCCATCTCTAAGAACCTATAAGAAGAGATCTTGATCAGATTTAAGGTAAATATGATAAGACAGTTTCAGAATCAAAAATCATATAAAGGTGAAGAGCCAGACTCTAGTTTTTAGAGCCAAGCGAGCCATAAGAGCTGCAGCAGCATTCCCAGCATTGTTTTCTTCAAAGAAGCTGATTGTTGCGTTGATCAGTAAAAGACAAACGATGCCAACAAAGTCTTCCCAGTCAGGACCCTGGCTCTGTAATTTCACAGTGAGTTTCAAGGTGTATCGttataaaataaagaagaaacatTAACTGTTAGTGCCTTACTTCACTATTTGCAAGGGCGATGGCTATCAATGCTGCAGCTTCCATAACCCATGACAAAGGATTCCACATAAAGCCTAGGAACTTCAGAAACTTGTTCTCCTGTATCATTAGTACAAAATATTAGAGCTCATAAGCTTCAATACTCCTTGGAGGAACAGTATGGAGACACTTTCAAGATAAGCTGTTTTATTACCTGTTTCTCTTCAAGTCTGTTAAGACCAAATATCTTCAAtctttcttcagcttcttcagaTAAAAGCCCTCTAGGAGTTGTTCTTAGGTGTTCAAAAACCTCCTCCAGTGGCAGTAGACCCTGCCAATCTCAAGCGTTAAACCTTTTTTCACCACTATGAAGCCAAGTATTAAGAGTAAAATTTTTAAAGGAAACACAAATCATACCAAGTCAACTCCTTCTCTGTTGAAAGTATCAGGATCCAGCAATGGCTTGTCTAAATTGTCAGCCATGCTTAAATCTTCAAAGACCACTGTCCAACTTCAAAAATCTAGGCTCCAGGGTTTGATTTAAACCATGAAACTAATGAAGAGAAACAATAGATTCTTCAATGAACATAAGAATAAacctataatttatttatttatttatgctaCTTATTTAATAAGGTTGATGCGAGTTAATTATAATGAAACAAAGGACTTAACAGCATCTTATATGATAACAAGAACCTACTAATATCTTTGTCATCGAGAATGCTACTTGAGGTGCAGAAGCGAAAcaggaaaattttaaaaaggttAGTGAATATTGAAACCACCTTTCCATGGTTGACCAGTTGGTATGGAGTAAGAGGAAGATGAGATTCTCTCCTGCAAGTCGCATTTGGTATTGGCATTATTGAATAAGATCAAACGTCAGTGTCTATGAACACAGCAGAT
The sequence above is drawn from the Brassica napus cultivar Da-Ae chromosome A8, Da-Ae, whole genome shotgun sequence genome and encodes:
- the LOC106387615 gene encoding ATPase 10, plasma membrane-type, with translation MADNLDKPLLDPDTFNREGVDLGLLPLEEVFEHLRTTPRGLLSEEAEERLKIFGLNRLEEKQENKFLKFLGFMWNPLSWVMEAAALIAIALANSESQGPDWEDFVGIVCLLLINATISFFEENNAGNAAAALMARLALKTRVLRDGQWQEQDASILVPGDIISIKLGDIIPADSRLLDGDPLKIDQSVLTGESLPVTKKKGDQVFSGSTCKQGEIEAVVIATGSSTFFGKTACLVDSTDVTGHLQQVLTSIGNFCICSIAVGMVLEIIVMFPIQHRSYRVGINNLLVLLIGGIPIAMPTVLSVTLAIGSHRLSQQGAITKRMTAIEEMAGMDVLCCDKTGTLTLNSLSVDRNLIEVFVDYMDKDTVLLLAGRASRLENQDAIDTAIVSMLADPREARANIKEVHFLPFNPVDKRTAITYIDSDGKWYRATKGAPEQVLSLCQHNNVIAQRVHAIINRFAEKGLRSLAVAYQEVPERSSNSPGGPWKFCGLLPLFDPPRHDSGETILRALNLGVCVKMITGDQLAIAKETGRRLGMGTNMYPSSSLLGHNNNNEHEAIPVDELIEMADGFAGVFPEHKYEIVKILQEKKHVVGMTGDGVNDAPALKKADIGIAVADATDAARSSADIVLTEPGLSVIISAVLTSRAIFQRMKNYTVYAVSITVRIVLGFTLLALIWEYDFPPFMVLIIAILNDGTIMTISKDRVRPSPTPESWKLNQIFATGIVIGTYLALVTVLFYWLIVSTTFFEKHFHVKSICNNTEQVSSAVYLQVSIISQALIFVTRSRSWSFLERPGSLLIFAFIVAQLAATLIAVYAKISFANITGIGWGWAGVIWLYSLIFYVPLDVIKFVFHYALSGDAWNLVLDRKTAFAYKKDEGTANVSITQRSHSAEELGGSRSRPSWIAEQTRRRAEIARLVEGHSVSRHLESVIKLKQIDSKMIRAAHTV